AGCCAAACTACGCGATTTCATTGATATTTGTACAAAAACTGAAAACATAAATTTAAAAACAACTAAATAGTACTACTAAAAGCTGTCATCGCCGCCACCACTGCCCGCCTCCTACATGCCGAGCAGCGTGTACATATtggtgtagtcgccgccgtcgtcgccgtcgccgccatccctgATGCACCCGTGACCAGTGTCGCCGATGCGTGGGGGGTTGGACGGCCCGGGCGCCTCCTCGTTGTTGTCGTCGAGGATGACGATGTTGCCCTCCTCACGTCCGCAGCGCCGAGCGACGATCTTGTCAAGGGCGCGGCGCTAgcgcgccacctgctcgcagacgtAGTCCTGCCTCACCCATTTGAGGGCAGTCTCGTCAGCGGCGGCCATGGCCTCGTGCTCCTTCTTCACAGGGAGCAACCACGGCTCGATCTTCGGCTCGACAAGGCAGGAAGGAGGGGAGGGGCcatggccgccctcgttgatgaggaGGGCGCCACACAGGTGCGGTGCCGAAGCGGcgtctcctgtggctccggcttgacggggcagaAGGCCGGCGATCCGGAGGACAGGGAGCCCTACGACGACGAGGTCGCCCGTCTCCATTCGTCGCGGCGTCCAAGAGCTGCCGCGACGGCGAGAGAACATGGGGGGTGGCGGGTACTCCAACCACGGCGTGTTGTTGGCCTCGATGTGCTCGAGGATGGCTTagagggtgcggccggggacgccccaccatcgGCGCCGCCCCTCGAAGTTGTGGCGGCCACAGGGCTCGACGCCATTCGAGGCGGTGAGCTGGTCGGCGTGGCGGCGTTCGAAGTACCCCGTCCATGGCGCGACGCTGTCGGGGGCATACCTCGGCTCGTTCCGCGCTTGCTCCGGCAGCGAGGACCGGATGCCCACTATCTCGGTGCGTCGGGCAGCGCCGATGGGCGGTGGTGGCACCGGGACTCCACCGGCGCTCAGCTTCCACGTGCCCGACACCCGCATGTCCAGCGACGCCGGGTAGTCGGCCTTGTAGAGGAGGCATGTCTCGTCCTCGTGCAGGTGGCAGCGCCCGAAACCGCTGGCTGCCACACCATCACCTGGGTAGCGCTCGACCATGCTCGTCGGGGGGGGAGAGAGGAAAGGAGAGGCGTGCACGTGAGAGGTCGAGAGGGGCGTCGGTGGTTCTGTGGCGATGGAGTGTGCGCTCTCCGACGAGGGGGCGGCTTTTATAGCCTGGCGTGGGCGGCGAGAGGGCGGTCGCCGTGCGTACACGGGAGTGGGCGGGACGGCCGTGGCggcgccttcactgcgccgcccgtgagccaTCAATGGAAGGTTGACCAGCGCAGCAGCGCGGCAGCCTtcgcattgattccccgcgggaaaccgagaTGATGAGGAGGACGATGCACCGGGTCGTTGGCTGGGCGGGCCCGCCAGGCTTTCGCGGCAAAATTGTTTTCCCCGGCACCTCCGAANNNNNNNNNNNNNNNNNNNNNNNNNNNNNNNNNNNNNNNNNNNNNNNNNNNNNNNNNNNNNNNNNNNNNNNNNNNNNNNNNNNNNNNNNNNNNNNNNNNNNNNNNNNNNNNNNNNNNNNNNNNNNNNNNNNNNNNNNNNNNNNNNNNNNNNNNNNNNNNNNNNNNNNNNNNNNNNNNNNNNNNNNNNNNNNNNNNNNNNNNNNNNNNNNNNNNNNNNNNNNNNNNNNNNNNNNNNNNNNNNNNNNNNNNNNNNNNNNNNNNNNNNNNNNNNNNNNNNNNNNNNNNNTCGAGTTCGGCCTGGATCCGCCAGTGTCAAATTCAACCCTAGTGCGGACGATAAAAAATGGCCGACGCGGCCGGAGATGCTCTAAGGTGCATCTCAACCGCCCCAGCCTCTTCTAGGTGTTGCAGGGCACTGCGAATGCGGCAGCCAGAAAGTGGCACGCTGGTGCCGGCTGCGGCATGTGCGCCCATGGCAGCGCCGCGCCAGCCTGGCATCGACTCCATTGGCGCCAGTAAGTAATTATTTCGCCTGTTTTCTGTTTCCCCCATCCAAACAAGCTATATAGACTTAATAGAAGAACTAAATAAAACTGGTTTTCCTAAAATCTTCTAAAAAACTGGTTTTGCAAAAGCTTACGTCCAATTCTTAGCATCCAAACAACCACGAAGCATTGCCGAGGGGACACCTGGATATCACTGTTCAATTATGAGATGAATCACGGAACAATAATTCACCCTGAAATATGCAAATGGTGTACTCCAGAACTCTGCCATGCCAATATAAGAACTCAGATGTCTGCACCTCCAACATGCTTGTATTGGTCAAATAGTACCCATGGAGCTAAGACTACAGATATGCAAATGACCTTATACACCATCACAGTGGAAGAAAATATCTGTAAAACTTCAGGACCGGACTTATCCAAGATATCGGAGACATAAAAGACAAATATACTGTTAATTGGGCACAACATCATTAGCTTTGCATCTGAGTTATCTATCCTCCACCCCACCCTGCATTTCTGATTCTGAAAGTAACTCGGTAGCAAACTAAGCCCAAGTGGTGCAGGGCTAGTCACTGAGGTCAAATGACACAAATGATTTCTAACTATCTTTTTTATAAGTGACATAATACTCTTACACCAGTCAACATAAAAGAGTGTGACACCTATGTTGGATATATTTTTCCAAGCTCCGCCCTGCAAGATGAAGATTATGATCATGCAATAAGATGAGTTTAAGGATCAGGCTCCAAGCTCATGAAATAAAGGTAAATAAATGCCCAAAAATGCTTATCAGATACCACGGATCAATATTCCAAAACACGACACTAAAGCCATATATTCTTAAATACCAAAACTATATATGTTGATGTACCTTACTAGTGTCAAaacacgtcttacattatgggacagagggagtactatggtaTGTCCTAACCCTATTTTTGAGCTCAGCAATGATCAATGGGAATTTCAAAACCAACAATGCAAAACCTTCAGTGAGCGCTGCCTCCTTGAAATTTTCCTCCAATAACAAGAAGTTAATGCAATTGCTCTTCAATTGCGGACAAGTATATGTTTCGGCGCAAGCTAAAGTAGTTGAAACTGTATCTATCGATACATTGTCCCATATTTTTTTAGCACAAATAATCTTCAGGCGGTCAAGTGCATAGCGATCAGCTGCAATAAGTAGATTCTGAAACATCTCATTGGAAGAATCACCAAGCTCAATTTCTGCAGGCAATTCATCAGTGTATAGAAATCGAAGCATAACTTTGAATGTCTTAGGCGTGATGTCGTGTAGTGTGATGGATGTCCTTGTAGCCTCAGCCATGGAACCGAAGAGCTCTGCTCTAAATACCGGTGAGCGGGCGGCAAGCACCACCCGGTGCGCACCGAATGTCTCACCTTCGACGATGAATGATATATCAGTCCCGTCGTTGCGATCTAGCACGGAGCCGAGATGGATCCCGATATCTGAAGGTGGCACGGGAATAGAGCCGTCATCTAATAAGACCATGACGGTGCACCCAAATGTGACGTGTCCTTCTGTGACGTAATATTTCTCCAAAGTAGCTCCTTGGACGAACTTGCTCCACCCCCAGTTGTCACCGTCATCGTCAGCATCATCACCACTGCAATTTTTATCATCACCGTCGTTGTTGATTGAGAAGTCATGAACACATGACCTTCTTGTGAAAGCTTTACATGGTTCGCCATTCCTGTCCATCAGAAAGGCCTCCACGATGGCTTTGACTCTTGTGGTTTTGCTCATGTGCCTGACGAAGATAGAGAAAAACTCGCCCGTGTCGTCCTTATCGGACCCATGCCGGTAGCAGTCAATCCTCCAACTGTGCCCCGCGGCGGAGAAGACGTATGAGTGGACGGCCGTGCCCGTAGGAAGCTGTTTGACTTGCTCGTAGTCTACTTTGAGCTGGAGAGCAGCAGAACCCACCATGGAGGTCCGCGTTGGAGTCCATGTCTTAGATCTCTTGCTCACTGAATAGTTGTTAAGTAATTTAAATAAGAATTTTTATCATCAAATTGACAATCCAATACGTAGTACACCAATTCTGAAACTAAGAAACAATTTACCAATCGAGATTAAGAAGAGGGCAAGACAAGCACTCACTCAATGGCTTGCTGACCGCCGAGGTGGCGGCGGCAGTCCTGCTGATGGTGGCGATCACTGACCAGGCGCCGCAGGCAGCTCACCGACCTCCACGTACCAGAACCCGATCCTCCGCGAGTCCCAGCCTCTGTCATGTGTACGCCTTCTCTCGTGGCCGCCGCCGCTAGTCGCTTCTCTCCCCGCTAGGGTTTTGTCTCTGCTGTGGAGGCCGCCGAGTCGTCGAACATGATCTGGCTGCAAAATATTGACGGTTTTCTAATGCTGATTTTTTTTAGGGGTTTCTAATCCTGGTTCATCGCGGGAGCGAGCTGGGCACCCTGATGGGCTGGGCTAGTAGTATTTGTTTTTGCAGCCCAAACGCATGCGCGTACGGGAAAACCAGTAAACTTCCTGGCGAACACTTTTCCTGTGTTTACGTGTGGCTCTAAAAAAACGCGTTGTCCCCACTAAAAACACGTGTTGGCCTTTATCTTTTTGCGGGGAAAACGTATTAAATTAGGACCCTTTGTATCCAACGAACATCAGGTGAGAAGCACGGCAAATACAAACGATCTGCATGACAATTTATGTTTGTCGAGGATGACCGAACATGACAAATACAATTCAGTTTATCTTTTGCCTCATAATTTATCATGCTTacaaactaaagttgccatccttatcataataaaattgtcatcaaaACATTTGATTTGTCATCCCTCCTAGCGAAAGTTTGCCAATTAGCATTTCTATTAAATTGTCTCAGCCAGCATAGATACACGGTGCAAACAGAACATGGATCGAAGTTCAATTATATATAGCCACGTACATCCAACTATAGAAAAGGGACCGCGCTATAAATCTGCTGTCAGATTTGACGGAAAAGCAAACTGGCGACCATTCACTATGAGAGCATGGCATTTCAAATGTTTACCCTGGCGACATTTTTAGTTGTAACAGGGTGGCAGTTTCTTCATAACAGCATGACATTTTCTAGGAGGACCAAAGTTTTGAGCCTTCACTCCAACaaatgccatgttgttctaaaaaaaACTGTCACCCTGTGACCAACTAAAATTTCCATTAAAACATTCGCAAATGCCACCCCCTCTCAGCGAACGGGCGACAGATAAGAGGGTCCAATGTTTTAACATGGTAAATCAAGCTTCCTTATGACAAACTACGTGTCACGAAGCATGGCAAATCCTCACATGTTCAGTCTTTTTTTGTCAGGATTTTCTATGCTTGCTGGAAAAAAATGTCATGCTCGCAACACGTAATTTGCCATCGAGAAATGCTCGATTTATCATGCTCAAAATTTGATGACAGATTTTTAgcatttttgaaagaaaaaaaagtcACGCACACCTAACTAAACCCAAGTGAATCTACGCATAGATGAAATTGTCATCTACTACGCTATAGCTTTGGATACAAATACAATCGGCACTATCAATTCTACCGTGAGCGTGTCGCATTTTGTCATAACAATCACGTGTGGATACCGAGCAGTGATGACCGGAGAAGGGGAATACTGGTTATTCCGGCCTTTCCAGCAATAATGCAACATGTGTACTTAGTACTCCCACCGTTTTTTTAGTTTGCAAATaaagtttggtcaaagtcaaactttgtaaagtttgactaactttatattgaaaaatatcaacattcataatatgaaatcaatattatcagatgcatcatgaaatgtattttcataattttagtattgtagatattcatatttttttaatataaatttagtCGTACTTTGTAtagtttgactttgatcaaaatTTTATACACGAAGTAGAAAGACGGAATGGATGAGTAGACGATGCTATGTGCACGACGTGTAGCCGATAAATACTCTGCACCGTCAGATGCATTAAGAACAAAAGTACAGATGGCTGGATGGGACACGTCATCTGTGTGTCGTCCAAAAGTATCGGCTGTATAGCAGTGCTAGtagaaagaaacggagggagtattccacaTAGACATGAACACCTGAATCAAAAGAATTAAATACATAGGCATAAATTGACATCAAAGTGATACTAGGATACTGATTCAGCGCGATCCTTCACGCCACTCGATGAGGGTTCTTCAACCACATAATTATAAACCAGACATGAACACCTGAACCGAAAATTTGAAATACATGGACATGATCCTTCACGCCACTCGATGAACACGGAGTATGTTTCTAGTTCTTAGCCTGCTTCTCCCTTAGCTCAGAAATAATAGATGGGAACTTCTGAACCAGCCCCACGAAACCATCTGTTAGCACGGCCTCCCTGAAGTTCTTCTCCTCCGCGAAGAAAGCAATGCACTTGTTTTTCAGCTCCGAGCAGCTGTACGTTTTAGCACAAGATAAAGTTGCAGCAACGTTGTCCGCAGTCACACTTGTCCCACAGATTTTTGGCGCAAATGAGCTTTAACCTATCCATGGCGTACCTGTTGGCCACGGCAAGCAGACGCTCGTACATCTCAGTAGCCGAGTCGTCGAGCTCGTCATCTCCGGGCAAGGCGTCGGTGTAGACGAACCGAAGAAAAACTTTAAACGTTGCGGGGTCAATATCTTCCAACGGGACGCGCGACATCGTGGACTCCGCCATGGAGCCGAAGAGCCGGCGAGCGGGCAGCGAGCACGGCCCGGTGTGCGGGAAAGTCCTCACCGTCGACCACGAACGAGACATCGCAACCGTCGCCGCAGTCGAGGAGTCGGCCAAGATGGTCCCCCACGTCAGTGGAAGGCACAGCTATGGAATCGCCTTGCACCACTATAACTCCGTATACAATCGTCACCCACCCGTTCACCACGGATTGAGACTCGACattatacctggccatacctcgggccaggcctagccaagcccgacgcaaaaaaTCTAGGTCCGGGCCtggcccggcccggccatcgggcctgtttTCTAGGCCTGAGCCCAGCCCAAACacgtaaaagcccgtcgggctcCGGGCCGGCCCGGTCCGACCTTCATGAAAGTGCTAAAACGATGGGCCTGGCCCGGCCCGGtcatcgggctcaaaatctaggcccgagcccggccctggAGCAATGttgggccgggcttcccatggccaggtatactcGACATCGCTTTGCTTGGCAAACCGCTGCCATCCCCAGGACTTGAATCCCTCCGGTGGATAAACCTGCACGCACCGTCGTGCTTGGAAAGAAGACGGCGCGCCATCCTTTTTTTTTTATAAGAAGGCAGATCGCAGTCTACCTTATATATTTCAAAACCAGACCAAGGTCTGAGAATTGTCAGGTTATAAAGAAATGCAAGCTAGCTAGCTGCATCAGGAAAGGAGGAGGAAAGAGGTACATCGGGGTGTAGCTAACTTAGGAAGCGGTCGAAAGAAGCTCTCAAGGAAATATCATTCGATCGGGCACACCAAAGGTGTAACATCTCAGCTATAGCTGCCCCAAGAACTTCAGACAGTATGGTCTTGTTGTCAAAAACGCGTTGTGCACCGTCCATAGTTGAGCAGCACATGCAGCAATCAAAACTGTCCAATGATTGGCAACTTCCTTCGTTGTGAACACGAAATCCTTCAGGGAAGGTGATGAACTGGTCTGGTGGAGCAGTCCAAGCTTCTGTCATAAGCAATGAGCTGGTGCACATCGCAGTACTATGTGATCAATAGTTTCTTCTGCCGGGCATAAGTCACAGAAGGGATGTTGAATATTGTTCCATTGCTTACGCGGCATTGTTGTTCTGGCGTTCAGACGCCCTCTGTGAGCTAGCCAGAGAAAAACCTTCCATCTATTGGGGATCACTTTATTCCAGATTATGTCCGCTGGCGCCCAATGGACCCCTCTGAAGGTAAGCAAAGCATAGTAATTGCTAGCCATTGCAGGTTTGCCAGTGTAGATGTGGACACGGGAGTCAGAGGAGCTTGCAGAAGGGGCATGTACGGATGCAAGCAGCTCTCGCAAAGTTTGAAGCTCCGAAGCAGCAGTCCGGGAGAGGTTTGGATGAAGTTGCAACATCCAGCGATCAAGGTACTGCGAGGCCACCGAGCATTGCTTATCATTGGCAAAAGAGAATAGTGTGGGGAAGAGTTGATTGAGGCGGCCAGCACAACACCACTTGTCTTGCCAAAAAGCCATTAGTTTCCCATCTCCGACATGGCAAAAAGAAGTTTGCTGCAGCATCGGGATATATTTTGCTAGAGCTCTCCAAAAGGGTGTGTCAATGGCCTTAGGTTTGTCAGGCAAGCTCTTGCGCAAATATCTATGTTGAAACCATTGATAGCATGGGACTGATGAACCTTGTAGGATCCGGTTGGTGAATTTGCAAAGCATCGCATCATTGTGAGCCTCTCCCTAGGCCACCGCTTTGCTTGGTCGAGACAACTTGATCCCAAGCAACCAAGCAGTCAGCTCGCTGTCTGTCCGCCTTCTTCTGTCATAGAAAATTCCTTCGTAGTTTGTCGACCTTTGCTATGCTGCTCTTGTTCCACTTTACACAGACCATGTAGTAATTTGGAATGGAAGAAAGGACAGCATCAATCATAGTGAGGTGCACACCCGAGGAGAGATATGTGGCCAGCCATCCTGCCAATCGCCTGTCAATCTTCTGGATCACCGGCATCAGAACTGAGTTAGAGAATTTTTGCATTGAGAGAGGTAGGCAAGGTAATTGCATGGCAACGAACTGATCGGGCATCCCAAAATTCTAGCTGCTTCCATTGCATCCTCTGCACTCATATGAATAGGCACGAAGGTGCTCTTATGATAGTTAATCTGCAACCCAGAAAACCTTGAGAACGCCTGCAAGATGACTTTAATACGTGCAGCTTGTGAAATCGTGCCCTTGAGCAGAATGAGTGTGTCGTCCGCGTATTGCAACACCGTAAAAAAGCTCAGCCCATTAATAGGACACTCCAGAACCCCGTCGGCGGCGGCAGCAACACACATACGTTGTAGTATGTCAGCAACCAAAATGAAGAGATACGGAGATAGTGGGTCGCCCTGTCGAACACCACAGTTGAAGATGATATCATCTCCGAGGCAGCCATTCATCATAACCTTTGCTttgccggaatgaagaatggaagagACCTAGGAAATCCAACGAGCGCCAAAACCTCTTTGTTGCAGCAGATTCGTGAGACAGGTCCAATTTACGCTATCAAAAGCTTTTCTGAAGTCCAATTTCAGCACTATCATAGGTATCTTCCTTTTCTGTGCACATTGTACCAACTCAGAAGCTAGCGCGAAGTTTTCAACGATGGCTCTCCCTCTGATGAACCCAGATTGCATGCAGTGAATCAGCAAGGATATGAAATGTTGCAACCTCAAAACGAGCACTTTTGTGAGCAGCTTGATGATACTGTGCACAAAAGAAATGGGTCTGTAGTTAGTGATTTCTAGGGGAGACTCCTTCTTGGGAATTAGCGCAATATAGGCCCAGTTGATGCCAGATAGATCAGCCTGCCCATGAAAGAAATCATCAAAGAACATAAGAATGTCGACCTTTATAGCAGAGGCGAATTTCTTGTAGAACTCATTAGTGAAACCGTCCGGTCCGGGACTTCTATTGTTCGGGGAGAGTTTGATGGCGTGGGCTATCTCATCCCAACTGAACGGCTGGTCGAGAGCGGAGAGGTCAACGATATCCACCTGGGCGTAAACAGCGGCCAGGTCAACCGCGAGGGGGTTGTTCTGTCGACTGCTGAACATATTCTGGAAAAACTCCGTGGCAATATTCAGTTTATCAGAATTGCGAAAGTGCTCAACTCCATTGTGTACCAGAACCCTGACACGATTGTTTCTGGCGTGCCAGTTAGCAGCAAGGTGGAAGAAACGCGAGTTCTCGTCCCCAAACTTACACCAATTGAGCTTAGCCCTTCTCTGCCAAAAATCAGCTCGCCATCTTAATAACTTCTCAAGCTTCATGGTTGCATGCAAGCGGAGCACGAACTCCAAGTCTGTAAGCCTGCGCCTCTCCTCTATAGCATTTAGAAACTCCACCAGCAATTTATTGTTATCAGTAAGGAGCTGTAGATTTTCTTTGTTTTTAGCCCACTGCTTGATGCCTGCCCGTAGCCGTCTAAGCTTGAAACTATAGTTGCCTTCCccagtccaccttctggtcgctgatggtgtacaatatggtgcacggggtttcgtcggcctacaaagaaaactttgcgacgtgagacatccgaaaggctatgaaaatgggagattatacatttatattcaaGGGGTCCGgtctgacagataccgtgagggcgtcgagctcagccaaagacgaagcaccgccgagcatgtccggtgcgggagccggtgcgatagcaggtgcgggagccggtgcgggagaaggtgcaggagccggtgcgggaaCTGACGATGGCCGGCTTGCTAGGAGTTCAACACAAGCTGGTTAAGCTCAGGAATATGCAACCAATGGTTCTCAAAGCGAAAAAGTTTGGCAGTGGGTAGAGCAGTTCCAAAATCAATGGCCTCGAAGATGGCTTTGATGCCTTTGGACTTGCTCATGAGTTCAAGAAAGATCGAGATGTACTCGTCCTGCTTGTTGGCCTTCTTCTTTCTGTGCGGGTAGCATCGAATCCTCCAGCGGTGTCCCCCGGCGTAGGCGACCACGGAGTGGATGATGTCGCCGGGGGAAAGGTCCTTCGTCTCCTCATAGTGAAGTATGAACGGCACGAGAACACCCGAGTCGAACatgtttttttttgagcatcagtacagacacaagcgctcatatacacgcgcatacactcatccctatgaacgcacacacgcacaccctacccctatgagcacctccgaaagactgagccgacatatcatcttgagatttacgaagccaccataggcgcctcgtcgtcgacgggaacgtctcctcccactgaaagcgcatcgccggaaatcctgaaataaattcagaaataatgcgagcaccaggatttgaaccctggtgggttgaggataccactgtccacctaaccaactcaaccacaggttgatgtaCTACTCCTTGGATGGCAACTACTAATAGTGATCCAGTGTCTCAGTAGTAGGATCCCAATCCTAATCTATATGTAGGGAGTGTGAACGAGGCTGGAAGCGCATGCCTTGGCAGGGGCACGGTGCATGTTAACATAGATGCGAGATACAAGAGTTGGTTAGGGTTTGGCTTGGCCTCCAAGTAAGGACCGAATCACAACAACCTGAACCGATATACATCAGATACACGTACGCACACATACGCCTATACGGTTTATACATGCACCGTGTTATACATCATCTAACAGGGAGAAAATGGCAATGCTTGGAGCTCCCGGCGGAAATGTGAAGATTGAACGTTGTGCCTTGAAAATTGTCCAAAGGAGAGGAAGCGGGAAGCGGCTCCCCTGACGTGCGGCTCCTGCCGTTGTGGCGCTGCCATGTGGGCCTGTTCCCCGATGGGTCCATCAGTCAGTGGTCGAACGGCACCCTGCCGAACGGCAGAGGATCCTCGTCCGAGGAAGCGACCGGCCTCTCGATTCGATGTTGGAACAGTGCCGCCCGTTGGAACCCGCGCCCCTTCGCTCTGGATTCTATACGACTGCAATTGCTTCCTTCTCTTTTTTTGCCTGGTAACTACAATTGCTTCATGTGCGCGTCCACACGAGTAACCTAACGGATAGCCTCTGCTCCAATTAAGGGCATGTTTGGTTTTAAATAAATcatcaacttataagtcgaaaagtgaacAAATGACTTATTTTGCTAAACAAATCTAAGTTATAAGTCATCCCAATTTATAAGTTGTTCCACCCCaatttaaaacttataagtcatcgCTTTTGTGTGGGTCCACCATCTTTACATTAAAAAAACAAGGTAAGAAGGTgtggtcaggtgacttataagtcagatgataaccaaacaggtgtgacttataagtcactggttttaagtcacctgattTATAAGTCAAGtgttggaaccaaacaggccctaagacCAAAACAAAGAGGCGGCACTGACCTCTCGGTTTCATCATAATTAgtatcattcgcgtagttctaggtcatcgatttgagaaattaaatatgtgttatatgtcatgaaaagtatatcactagatttctatacggatgtagtttttaaatatatattttttatcgCATATAgtgcatatttagatagttaaattgtcGACCTAGAACTACGCAAATGACTTATACACCGGGACGGGGGTAGTAGGTGCAATTGAAAAGATCGATCCAAATTCTACAATTGCTTTTTAACTTTGAGCAGCGTTAGACATCTCTCACGCGACCCATGGAAAGAAaactcccccctccctggccgtccGATCCCACTTAAAAGCATGACGCACGCACCGACGCCATAGAGAACTCCCGTTTTGAGCTCCATTGTATGGTTACCCATGGTGGTGAGTTCCCACGCCTATCTGGAGGCATGATACCGACTGGAGTTGGTGATGTAGATAGATTTGTCCTAAACATATCTACAACTTCTATAATGCTCATGTCATATTCTTATAGAAACTTGCATGTTTATATCTTTTTGGAATAACGTATGTGCTACAAAAGTCATCAGCCATCATTTTTTTCTTTGTGTTTGTACTTCCTAAAACTTTAAGCATATACTAATTGTAGTGACAAAAAACTCAAACGGTCACCGATTTTACCTTGTAATAAGTGTACTTTTCACGCTCCCTCCTCGTAGGGTTGATACTTTGGTTGTCGAGTATGATCACCATTAAGTGCTGCGCAAGCCTCGCTAATACTATGAAAGATAATCTTCCAATCTTAGGACTTTTACATGGCCTAAACTTGGGAAAATCATGAAAAAGGTAAAAAAGAATTAGTTGTTGAAAGAGAGTGTGGGTGGTAAGAACGTCCCAAATTTTAAAGATTTTAGCATGGGTGAAGACCACTTTTTGCCGTTTTAGCTTGAATAACCTCTTTCCGAAAAGGTGATGGTCTTTGCATCAATGTTAGTTACCTCCTATTGTGGTCTGATAATGGTCTTCTAAATTACCCACTTGAAAACAACTAGAGAAAAACAAGTATTTTcatgttttatttttttttgcattaTCTATTTTTCTCTGAGCACAAAAGTCAACACACAAGTGAAGAAGAGTTTGCCTCACATAAGTTGATTTTCCAACAAGCACCAAGCTCAAGCCAAGAAACTAAGTCTTG
This portion of the Triticum dicoccoides isolate Atlit2015 ecotype Zavitan chromosome 7A, WEW_v2.0, whole genome shotgun sequence genome encodes:
- the LOC119327925 gene encoding BTB/POZ and MATH domain-containing protein 1-like; the encoded protein is MVGSAALQLKVDYEQVKQLPTGTAVHSYVFSAAGHSWRIDCYRHGSDKDDTGEFFSIFVRHMSKTTRVKAIVEAFLMDRNGEPCKAFTRRSCVHDFSINNDGDDKNCSGDDADDDGDNWGWSKFVQGATLEKYYVTEGHVTFGCTVMVLLDDGSIPVPPSDIGIHLGSVLDRNDGTDISFIVEGETFGAHRVVLAARSPVFRAELFGSMAEATRTSITLHDITPKTFKVMLRFLYTDELPAEIELGDSSNEMFQNLLIAADRYALDRLKIICAKKIWDNVSIDTVSTTLACAETYTCPQLKSNCINFLLLEENFKEAALTEGFALLVLKFPLIIAELKNRVRTYHSTPSVP